A genomic window from Oscillospiraceae bacterium includes:
- a CDS encoding nitroreductase family protein yields the protein MTNEFLELIKSRRSTRKFKPEQVNQDKLNAIIEAGLYAPSGNNAQSWHFTVIQNQEVIRKMNEDLKEAIKSSDNLPEFMLSKVKATASNDATNLFYGAPTLILVSQPEGGFFPMIDAALASENIMLAAHALELGSCWIGSVGWLFNGAKRNEYLEILQIPQGYSPSHIILIGERADSPAQATARKENAVNYIK from the coding sequence ATGACCAATGAGTTTTTAGAGCTAATAAAAAGCCGCCGCAGCACAAGGAAGTTCAAACCTGAACAAGTCAATCAAGATAAGCTGAACGCTATCATCGAAGCTGGGCTGTATGCACCAAGCGGTAACAATGCACAATCATGGCACTTTACAGTAATACAGAATCAAGAAGTAATCCGCAAAATGAACGAAGATTTGAAAGAGGCTATTAAGTCTTCCGACAATCTGCCGGAATTTATGCTGTCCAAAGTAAAAGCTACTGCCAGTAATGATGCCACGAACCTTTTTTATGGAGCGCCAACACTTATTTTGGTTTCACAACCGGAAGGTGGATTTTTTCCAATGATTGACGCAGCTCTGGCATCTGAAAACATTATGCTTGCCGCCCATGCGCTTGAACTGGGTTCGTGCTGGATAGGTTCTGTGGGCTGGCTGTTTAACGGTGCCAAAAGAAATGAGTATTTGGAGATATTGCAGATACCACAGGGGTATTCCCCTTCCCATATTATTTTAATCGGCGAAAGAGCCGATAGTCCGGCGCAGGCAACAGCAAGAAAAGAAAATGCTGTTAATTATATTAAGTAG
- a CDS encoding DUF3791 domain-containing protein yields MITKQQINIINYLVICINDFAGRFGLDAKSAYQFLSEYGGISFLLEHYEIEHTLSLDDAIDDLARICSNNGGFLS; encoded by the coding sequence GTGATTACTAAACAGCAAATAAACATCATAAATTACCTTGTCATTTGTATAAATGATTTTGCTGGGCGCTTCGGCTTGGATGCAAAATCGGCATATCAATTCTTGTCCGAATATGGCGGCATATCATTTTTGTTGGAGCATTATGAGATTGAGCATACGCTTAGTCTAGATGATGCCATTGACGACTTGGCGAGAATATGCTCGAATAATGGAGGGTTCTTGTCATGA
- the rplQ gene encoding 50S ribosomal protein L17, with translation MPRKLGRTTDQRKAMLRAMVTNMIEYGRIETTVTRAKEVGPLVEKMISLGKQNTLATRRAALAFITKEDAVKKLFDTTAPGYAGRNGGYTRLTRLGPRRGDAAEMAVLELV, from the coding sequence ATGCCAAGAAAATTGGGACGCACCACGGACCAGCGCAAGGCAATGCTGCGCGCGATGGTGACGAATATGATCGAATACGGGCGGATCGAGACCACGGTCACCCGGGCGAAGGAAGTGGGCCCCCTGGTGGAGAAGATGATCTCCTTGGGCAAGCAAAACACGCTCGCCACACGCCGCGCCGCCTTGGCTTTCATCACAAAGGAAGACGCCGTGAAGAAGCTCTTCGACACGACGGCGCCCGGTTATGCCGGCCGCAACGGCGGCTACACCCGTCTGACGCGCCTTGGTCCCCGCCGCGGCGACGCCGCCGAGATGGCGGTCCTTGAGCTCGTCTAA